In Triticum urartu cultivar G1812 chromosome 6, Tu2.1, whole genome shotgun sequence, the following proteins share a genomic window:
- the LOC125515148 gene encoding 60S ribosomal protein L39 produces the protein MPSHKTFRIKQKLAKKQRQNRPIPYWIRMRTDNTIRYNAKRRHWRRTKLGF, from the exons ATG CCGTCCCACAAGACCTTCCGCATCAAGCAGAAGCTGGCCAAGAAGCAGCGCCAGAACCGCCCCATCCCCTACTGGATCCGCATGCGGACCGACAACACCATCAG GTACAACGCGAAGCGCAGGCACTGGCGCCGCACCAAGCTCGGGTTCTAG